One Gossypium hirsutum isolate 1008001.06 chromosome A11, Gossypium_hirsutum_v2.1, whole genome shotgun sequence genomic window carries:
- the LOC107924363 gene encoding protein DEHYDRATION-INDUCED 19 homolog 3 isoform X2, with amino-acid sequence MEDDTWSFAFSASSRSYQSTVKSQSDLCIDFEEIEEDDELMTEYPCPYCSEDFDLLGLCCHIDEEHHLEAGYGVCPVCAQRVGMNMVDHITAQHGNIFRSNHKLDFGKGDSYSTLSSLRKELHDAHYQSLLSRSWSSLSSSNTAPDPLLSFLYSAPPADSSESVQPVTPTEVTLEEKGPNENILEKDAHQSPLSDKEHSEKANRCKFVQGLLLSTIFDGGL; translated from the exons ATGGAGGACGATACTTGGAGCTTTGCCTTCTCAGCTTCATCCAGGAGCTATCAATCCACTGTTAAATCCCAAAGTg ATCTTTGTATTGATTTTGAAGagattgaagaagatgatgaattgatGACGGAATACCCCTGCCCGTATTGTTCGGAGGATTTCGATTTACTGGGCTTGTGCTGCCATATTGACGAGGAGCATCATCTTGAAGCTGGATATGGG GTATGTCCCGTTTGTGCTCAGAGAGTAGGGATGAACATGGTTGACCACATAACAGCACAACATGGGAATATTTTCAGG AGTAACCACAAATTAGATTTTGGTAAAGGCGACTCTTATTCAACTCTTTCTTCCTTGAGGAAGGAGTTGCATGATGCACATTATCAGTCTCTTCTTTCCAGGTCGTGGTCTTCACTCTCTTCGTCCAATACAGCACCCGATCCATTGCTTTCATTTCTTTACAGTGCACCTCCAGCTGATTCATCTGAAAGTGTACAGCCTGTCACTCCTACTGAAGTGACCTTGGAAGAAAAAGGCCCCAATGAGAATATATTAGAAAA AGATGCTCACCAGTCGCCATTGTCAGATAAGGAGCACTCGGAGAAGGCAAATAGGTGTAAATTTGTACAAGGGCTATTATTATCCACCATCTTTGATGGGGGCTTATAA
- the LOC107924363 gene encoding protein DEHYDRATION-INDUCED 19 homolog 3 isoform X3, whose translation MEDDTWSFAFSASSRSYQSTVKSQSADLCIDFEEIEEDDELMTEYPCPYCSEDFDLLGLCCHIDEEHHLEAGYGVCPVCAQRVGMNMVDHITAQHGNIFRSNHKLDFGKGDSYSTLSSLRKELHDAHYQSLLSRSWSSLSSSNTAPDPLLSFLYSAPPADSSESVQPVTPTEVTLEEKGPNENILEKLMLSSAVNGTRIWFYLPVFLLVVIT comes from the exons ATGGAGGACGATACTTGGAGCTTTGCCTTCTCAGCTTCATCCAGGAGCTATCAATCCACTGTTAAATCCCAAAGTg CAGATCTTTGTATTGATTTTGAAGagattgaagaagatgatgaattgatGACGGAATACCCCTGCCCGTATTGTTCGGAGGATTTCGATTTACTGGGCTTGTGCTGCCATATTGACGAGGAGCATCATCTTGAAGCTGGATATGGG GTATGTCCCGTTTGTGCTCAGAGAGTAGGGATGAACATGGTTGACCACATAACAGCACAACATGGGAATATTTTCAGG AGTAACCACAAATTAGATTTTGGTAAAGGCGACTCTTATTCAACTCTTTCTTCCTTGAGGAAGGAGTTGCATGATGCACATTATCAGTCTCTTCTTTCCAGGTCGTGGTCTTCACTCTCTTCGTCCAATACAGCACCCGATCCATTGCTTTCATTTCTTTACAGTGCACCTCCAGCTGATTCATCTGAAAGTGTACAGCCTGTCACTCCTACTGAAGTGACCTTGGAAGAAAAAGGCCCCAATGAGAATATATTAGAAAA GTTAATGTTGTCTTCTGCTGTCAATGGTACCCGGATATGGTTTTACCTTCCTGTTTTTCTACTGGTGGTTATTACTTGA
- the LOC107924363 gene encoding protein DEHYDRATION-INDUCED 19 homolog 3 isoform X1 produces MEDDTWSFAFSASSRSYQSTVKSQSADLCIDFEEIEEDDELMTEYPCPYCSEDFDLLGLCCHIDEEHHLEAGYGVCPVCAQRVGMNMVDHITAQHGNIFRSNHKLDFGKGDSYSTLSSLRKELHDAHYQSLLSRSWSSLSSSNTAPDPLLSFLYSAPPADSSESVQPVTPTEVTLEEKGPNENILEKDAHQSPLSDKEHSEKANRCKFVQGLLLSTIFDGGL; encoded by the exons ATGGAGGACGATACTTGGAGCTTTGCCTTCTCAGCTTCATCCAGGAGCTATCAATCCACTGTTAAATCCCAAAGTg CAGATCTTTGTATTGATTTTGAAGagattgaagaagatgatgaattgatGACGGAATACCCCTGCCCGTATTGTTCGGAGGATTTCGATTTACTGGGCTTGTGCTGCCATATTGACGAGGAGCATCATCTTGAAGCTGGATATGGG GTATGTCCCGTTTGTGCTCAGAGAGTAGGGATGAACATGGTTGACCACATAACAGCACAACATGGGAATATTTTCAGG AGTAACCACAAATTAGATTTTGGTAAAGGCGACTCTTATTCAACTCTTTCTTCCTTGAGGAAGGAGTTGCATGATGCACATTATCAGTCTCTTCTTTCCAGGTCGTGGTCTTCACTCTCTTCGTCCAATACAGCACCCGATCCATTGCTTTCATTTCTTTACAGTGCACCTCCAGCTGATTCATCTGAAAGTGTACAGCCTGTCACTCCTACTGAAGTGACCTTGGAAGAAAAAGGCCCCAATGAGAATATATTAGAAAA AGATGCTCACCAGTCGCCATTGTCAGATAAGGAGCACTCGGAGAAGGCAAATAGGTGTAAATTTGTACAAGGGCTATTATTATCCACCATCTTTGATGGGGGCTTATAA
- the LOC107924360 gene encoding uncharacterized protein, which produces MSNSGGYAVARTQTRDRFYNPPAVRRHQQLQRKQLTHRPLLSELRKRSDKESEVNSVDSVAETRADSDDSTLSRRNSVCYSSPNIAKLTNLDRLMESVTPFVPAHCFSEAQLKGQETREVDLRSYYWLGDLWECFSEWSVYGVGVPLLLNGSDSVKQYYVPYLSGLQLYVDPHQPRRTSDIGDAESSREISSAGSSDSETDRRVKGGIDGARVHHNSQRTNGSPMSTSSDEVEVGKSNGLLVFEYFEQEQPHHRKPLYDKISSLASQFPEIRMYRSCELLPASWISVAWYPIYRIPMGPTLQNLDASFLTFHSLSTRSQSKNQLEYSASSSRKACGVDPSSNISLPVFGLASYKLRGSILTPGGIQESQQASSLLQAADNWLQCLRVRHPDFQFFISHNSQWR; this is translated from the exons ATGTCAAACTCAGGCGGGTACGCGGTAGCCCGAACTCAGACGAGGGACCGATTCTACAATCCGCCAGCGGTGAGGCGACATCAGCAGTTGCAGAGGAAGCAACTCACACACAGACCGTTGCTGAGTGAGCTACGGAAACGGTCAGATAAGGAGAGCGAAGTCAACTCAGTCGATTCAGTGGCTGAGACTCGGGCAGATTCTGACGACTCTACATTGTCGAGGCGTAACTCGGTCTGCTACTCTTCGCCGAATATTGCTAAATTGACCAATTTGGATAGGCTCATGGAATCAGTCACCCCTTTTGTCCCGGCTCATTGCTTCTCTGAG GCACAACTGAAGGGACAGGAAACCCGTGAAGTGGATTTACGCTCATATTATTGGCTCGGTGATCTTTGGGAATGTTTTAGCGAGTGGAGTGTATACGGAGTCGGAGTGCCGCTATTGTTGAATGGGAGTGATTCTGTTAAGCAATACTATGTTCCTTACTTGTCAGGCTTACAATTGTATGTAGATCCACATCAGCCGAG GAGGACTAGTGACATCGGTGATGCTGAGTCTTCAAGAGAAATTAGTAGTGCTGGAAGTAGCGACTCTGAAACAGACAGGAGAGTGAAAGGTGGTATTGATGGAGCTCGGGTGCATCACAACTCCCAGAGGACAAATGGATCTCCTATGAGTACCTCTAGTGATGAAGTGGAGGTTGGCAAGTCAAATGGGCTGCTGGTTTTTGAATACTTTGAACAAGAGCAACCACATCATCGGAAACCTTTATATGACAAG ATTTCAAGTCTTGCATCTCAATTTCCAGAGATCAGGATGTACAGGAGCTGTGAACTATTGCCAGCAAGTTGGATATCGGTGGCTTG GTACCCAATATACAGAATACCTATGGGTCCAACCCTCCAAAATCTGGATGCATCTTTCTTGACGTTCCATTCTTTGTCAACACGTTCTCAAA GTAAAAATCAGCTGGAGTATTCTGCTTCTAGCAGTAGGAAAGCCTGTGGTGTTGATCCCTCTTCAAATATCTCTCTACCTGTTTTTGGCCTTGCTTCCTATAAATTGCGAGGTTCAATTTTGACTCCCGGTGGTATCCAAGAATCACAGCAAGCAAGCTCTCTGTTACAAGCTGCTGACAATTGGCTGCAATGCTTACGAGTCCGACATCCTGATTTCCAGTTTTTTATATCACATAACTCACAGTGGAGATAA
- the LOC107923255 gene encoding protein EXORDIUM-like 2, giving the protein MSTMFLRSLLLPLICVFALATRSHGLSPGQQRPSSLDAASNTLQYHGGPLLTKPNGINVYLIWYGGFSLKDRNSITDFFASFASPGRRQGPSVSTWWRTISTYKDKTGKPVSDTVRLVKQVGDVYSSGKTLKRAQLANLMKSKIESKIFPLDPNGIYLVLTAKDVTVERFCMASCGFHDSILVGGSTRVVFAHVGDPTVQCPGLCAWPYALPAYGPPGPALVAPNGIGTDGMIINIATLLAGATTNPFKTGYFQGDALAPLEAVTACPGIFGTGAYPGYPGALLVDKMSKASYNAYSANGRKFLLPATWDLIRLNCKVIT; this is encoded by the coding sequence ATGTCCACCATGTTTTTGAGATCTCTGCTATTGCCTCTCATCTGTGTCTTCGCCCTGGCCACACGGTCACACGGGCTGAGCCCAGGGCAACAGCGACCTTCCTCTTTAGACGCTGCATCCAACACACTCCAATACCATGGAGGCCCTCTCTTGACCAAGCCGAATGGCATTAACGTTTACCTCATATGGTATGGAGGGTTCTCTCTGAAAGACAGAAACTCCATAACTGATTTCTTCGCTTCCTTCGCGAGCCCTGGTCGTCGCCAAGGACCCTCGGTTTCGACATGGTGGAGAACGATCAGTACATACAAGGATAAAACTGGGAAACCTGTTTCCGACACTGTTAGACTTGTCAAACAAGTTGGTGATGTATATTCTTCGGGGAAAACCCTGAAGCGCGCCCAATTAGCCAACTTGATGAAAAGCAAGATAGAGAGCAAAATCTTTCCATTAGACCCTAATGGAATTTACTTGGTTTTGACTGCTAAAGATGTTACAGTAGAGCGGTTCTGCATGGCATCATGCGGTTTCCATGACAGCATATTAGTAGGGGGGTCAACTCGAGTGGTTTTCGCACACGTGGGAGACCCTACAGTCCAATGCCCTGGTCTTTGTGCTTGGCCTTATGCTCTGCCGGCTTATGGTCCTCCAGGCCCAGCCTTGGTGGCACCTAATGGAATTGGAACCGATGGCATGATCATAAACATAGCCACCCTACTTGCAGGGGCTACCACTAACCCCTTCAAGACCGGTTATTTTCAAGGGGACGCGTTGGCACCATTGGAGGCTGTCACAGCTTGTCCTGGAATATTTGGCACTGGAGCTTATCCAGGGTATCCTGGAGCTTTGTTGGTGGATAAAATGAGCAAAGCTAGTTATAATGCATATAGTGCTAATGgtagaaaatttcttcttccaGCCACCTGGGACCTCATTAGGTTGAATTGCAAAGTTATCACTTAA